CGATTACGTCGAGTAATATCGGTACCGTTAACCCAAGGGCGGATGACCTCGTCGTTTCGATGTACCGTTGGGTTGGGATCTCGTAGCATGGACAAAGCGTCGTGATAAGAAACATCGAATTCACCGCTGTTGATCGTGCCCTGGAAGCTGACACCCTCGTTCTCCGCGAGCCGCCCGGCGACTGTCAGGTCAACACCCGCCGACAGGTCCGCGTTGATGATCGTCACCGAAACGCCATCAAGCGTTCGCACTGACTCATTTCCGGAATCGAATCCAATAATGGAGATGTGAACCATCGCCCCATCGAGTGCCCATTCCAGATCGGACCAAGCAAGGAAGATTTCCCCACTCTGCTTGATACGATCCAAGACATGTCTGTTCGACCCGCCGCGAATCCCCTGTGTTGCGAGGAGGCCGCAACGCAGACCATCCCATTCCTCGACAAACTCGCGCGATTTTTCGAACCAGTAGCAGCACAGGTCCGCGCCCTCTGGCAACTGATCCCGGTAGACCCTTTGAAGCAAATCCACGTATGAGTCAGTCAATTCCAGGCGAGCCTTGCGACTGCCCAGAAATGGCGGGTTTCCGATGATGAACTCGGCCTCCGGCCAAACGGCGGGTTTGGGGTTTTCCGCATCGGACCGATCGAGAATCGCGTCGCGGCATTCGATGGATTGCAGCGGTTCCAGGATCGGGTTGCGCGGGACGTTGAAGCCGTTGTCGCGCATCCATTGCAGGTATCCGATCCAGATCACTACCTGGGCGAGCTCCGCGGCGTAGGGATTGATCTCGATGCCGTGAAGCTGTGTGGGCCGGACCTGGGGTAGCAACGAGAGTGCGATGTCCGGTCGGGCGGCGAACGTCGTAACCTCTTTCTCCAGGTCGAGGAGTTGCTGGATGGCCACGTACAGGAAGTTCCCGGACCCGCAGGCCGGGTCGAGAATACGAATCGTGGCCAGCCGTTGCACGAAGGCATGCAACGCATCGGCAATGGCCTTGTCGGCCCTCCTCTTCGCATCGGCCTTTCCCTTGCGACGGCGCTTGAGCTGCGCGTTGATTCCTTCCTTGACCGCCTCCCACTCCCGGCGGAGCGGGGCCATGATCACCGGCTCGACGACGAGCATGATGTCGTCGCGGCTGGTGTAATGGGCGCCGATCTGTGCCCGCGTGTTCGGATCAAGGGAACGTTCGAACAAAGTACCGAAGATGGCCGGTTCGACGCTGCCCCAGTCTGATTGGGAGGCAATCAGTAGTTTGGCGATGTCGTGCGAGGTAAGACGCAGGGCGGCCGAGTCGTCGAACAGGCCGCCGTTGAAAAAGTCAATGGGTTCGGCGCCGAAATCGCCGCCGGTGCGCATGGTGGCGAATAGCTCGGTGAGTCGATCGGTCAGCTTGGCGGGGTCTTTTTGGTACCGACGAATCAGATTTCCAAACAGATCCTTTGGGAGGAGCTCCACGTCCTCGGCGAAAAGGCAGAACATGCACTTCATCAAGAAGTGGGCGACGGTGTGGGCATCGTGCCCGAACTGCCGAAGTGACTTGGCGATCGTCGAGAACTGCGTGGCGATGTCTCGGGTTACGGACTCCGGCGTGACCGTTGGTTTGAATGACGCCGGATCGGTGAAGATGCGGCGGAGGAGGTCGAGCGATTCCGGCTTGTCCAGGTCGGCAAGAGCGATCTCGTGGACCTGCTTGACCGTGCCCGTAAAGTTCGTGTGAATCTCGGTTCGCTCGATGTCCGAGACGATCAATAGGGGCGGATTTTCGAGCGCCTCGCGGTACTGGCAAAGTTGCCGGTAGGCATCCTTCAGGTCCCTGTACTTGCCGCGGCGCTTGTACTCCCATGCGAACTTGCCGCGCCACCAGACGTCAGCAAAGCCACGTTCCCCGGCCGAACCTCGGGAGGCTCCGCCGGCTGGCGCTACGCCTTTCTCGAAGGTGTACTCCGCCCCGGTAGCGTCGTGTTCGGCTGGCGTCGGCTGACCCAGAAGGCGGCAAAGGTCGAGGAAGTGTTCCTGGCTTGCGGCGCGCTCCGAAAGCTTGATTTCGGACCACTTGGCAACGAACTCGGCCGGCGTTGACGGTTGCGCCATGGCGGGAAGATACGATAGCTTCCGAAGGCCGTCTATCAGCAGTCGTAGCCTTGCCCGGGAAGGGCCCAAAGCGGGATACGTCGCGCCGGACAACGCCCTTGGCGAAGATCGATGCGACCTCGCGCCGACGATCGGCGGGAGAAAGAAGTTCGTCCGCGCGCTGCTTTGGCATAACGGGCTCCACGCGGTCGGGCATGATCGCAAGAATCGAACGCGTTGCCGCATCCCGGTTACCGGGCGCTGGATTCCGAGCACCAGAGCTGCTTGTCTACTTCGCCCGGTCAGCAGAGTGAACCCGGAGACGCAAGAGCGCTACGAGGCCAACCTGCCAACGGTCAGGCGGCAGATACAGTATTCGGCTGGTGGCGAGGCTGACTGTTCTTCCAAACCGCCGGCGTGGTTGGCCACGATGTCCCGCGCATCAGCCGCATCGAAGGACACATTCCACACCCAGCGGCAGAGTCCTTTAAGCTCGATGACGGCTCTCGACAACGTCCAGCTCGACGAACATTGGAACCGCCCTCCGGGAACACATAACTGATTCCGGCGCCTTAGGTTATGTTGTTGCGGTCAGAAGTCGTGAACTGCGATGCAGTTCGTAGAGGTATTGTCATTTGAAGACCATCGAGAATCGGCGGAAAGCGCTGCCCGGGTGTATTCGGAATCGCGCTATTGGGGTGATCCTCCCCGCTTGACATCTGGTCAAGTGTCAGTAAACCTTCTGAACATCAGACCAGAGTACGGCTCAACTGCCCTCGTCGAGTCGAATGCGAGACACTCATGCCTGACCACCTTCTCCAAAGAAACTTGGCTTTCTTTCCGTGGGGTAGTATTCGGACGCAAGCCGCGGGTTCGATCGCCATGTACGGGCTACTGGTGATTGGCGCGTGCACATTTCTTGGATGCCACGATCCGACCCCGCCGCCCGCGGTCGGCCGCGGCATGGGCACCAGCGATGTCTGGGGGCTGCGCCCGGGCGATTTGGAGTCCTGCGCCCAACGGATGGCACGAGACCTAATTACGGATCCCCTTCTGCGACGTCCTGACCCACCTGTTCGAATTGGGATCGTAAGCATCGAAAATCACACGAACGAGCCTTTCGTTGGCGGAAGCGCTGATATGGTACTCGATCGGGTGCAGACAATCATATTCCGCAGCCTTAGGGCAAACGCTCAGGAAAGCGGGAGCACAGCCAAGTTCGTCACCATGCGCGAAGGTGTTCGCCGAGCGATTGACGAACAGCGGGCGGGAAAAAGGTCCGGCGAATTGTCCAGCCGTGGGCTCAACGACTTGCACGGTGTGGATTATTTCTTGTCTGGCGTCTATCACGCAAACGACAAAGCCGCTGCCGGGAAGCGAATGATCGAAATGCTCATGACGTTTGACCTCACGGACGCCGAGTCCGGCGAGAGTTATTGGCGAAACGACTATCTCGTAAAGACTGTGACGCCGCAGTAGCGCGTGGCAACCAGGAAGCGAAAAGATGAGGATAGGGCGCGAACGTGCAGGGCAATACATTGGGGCGGTCATCTTGGTCAGCGCGATGACTGGATGCGCGTCCACGCCCAAGGATTCCGGTCGAAAGGAACTGATAACCGGCTCATTTCTGTCAGACGTAGAGATGTCACGCGTGGCCGATCTGATGGCCCGCGATCTTGTACGAAACGGCGAAATGCTGCACACCGGCGCCGCTCCTCGCATCGCGTTCGTGAAGGTCGAGAACGACACAAACCAGTACTTCTTTCAGAAGGGACGATCAGCATACCTGGAGCGAATGCGAACGCAGCTCCAACAAGCGTTGAAAGAACGCGTGAAGTTCGTGGACGAAAAGGTCGAACAGCGCCTCCGGGAAGAGCTAGCCGGATGGCATCTCGACGAGGAAGGACAAGACTCCCTGGTTAGAGGCAAGGGCGCTGACCAAGACGTTGACTACTTGCTCGGAGCGACGTTTTCATCCCTGGACAAGGTCGTCCAAGTGGCGGACAAGCGAGGCAGACTCAACAATCGCGATGTTGTTGAACTCCAGATGACTTTCTACCTCGTTGACGCGAAGAGTGCCGAGATCGCCTGGCAGAATGATGTCGTTTCCGCGGCTTCGTATTCAACCCGGGATTTCCAGAATTAGGAGGACTGCGCGTGAGGGCATTGTGGCACCCGGGCAGATTGCCCTTCAGGCCCAGTGGGATCTTCGCCGCTCTCGCGGCACTGAGCTGCGGATTGGGCTTCGGAGGTTGTGCATCGACGCCCAAGCAGCCGCCACCTCCCGCGTATTCGTGGGGTAATTGTGCTTATCGACTGGTTGCCGACAATCTCAAGCCCAAGGTACAAGCGGAGCTGGCCAAGCCGATGCGAAAAAGGGCGAAGGATGCGGGCGTGACGCTGCTCGACTATGCGTCCGCTTGTCTGGCCAGCGGGCGATACGAAGAGGCCCAGCGATACTTTTACGAGGCGATCCTACTGACCAATGATTTGGCGCTCGACAAGGCGGGGGGCGAGGCCAGCCTCACATTCGCGGAGTCTCTCAAGACTTGGCAAGGTGAGGCCTACGAGCGAGCAACCATCGAACTCCTGCACGGCATCGCGCTCATGCGATTGGGCGATTTTGATAACGCGCGCGTAGCCTTCGACCGCGCGATTTCGACGGACAGGTTTAGCAAAGGGGCCGTTACCGGATACGAAGGAACCTCGACGAAGAATGGTTTGGCGTTTCAGCCCAACGAGCGATATTCACAACAAGGTGGCAGCGTCTATCAGCGTGACTTCCTAGCCGCGTATCTTCTTCGCACGCTCTGCTATATTCAGGATGGGCGCTTGTCTCGGGCGCGAAGGAGCTACGACGAGTTCAGGCGAGTCTATGCGGAGCTTCGAGAGGCGGCAGAGGCTGCACCGGTCACCGCGGGCACGAGGACCTGGACCGGCAGCGAGGGGCGCTATTCCTATCCGAACGTTTTTCTTTCTCCACTTTACCCGTCCGACCCGGGAAAGGCGTTCGCACTTTCGTTCGATGATTTGCGATCCGCCAATCTCCTCGTTGTGTCCGCGAACGGCTGTCGTCCGCGAAAAGTCAAGACCGGCCCGATGGGCTACAACAAGGCACACTTTGTTCATGACGCGTATCTGCGCCCCAGCGAGCCCGTTCATAAGGTCGACATGTTTGTCGACGATCGCTACGTCGGTGCGTTGACTTCGGCGCTCAATCTGTTCGGTCAGGCAGCTGGTCGTGGACCGTCGGCGAAGGACATCGCGCAGGAGAAAAAGGGCGGGGTTGAGACCTTTGGCGAAATCCTGCAGCAGCATGGCTCGTACGGGATCCAGTACATTGGCGTGCTCATCCAGGCAGTCAACCAGGAAGAAGCCGACGTGCGGCAGTGGGGGCTTCTCCCCAATTCCATCCATCTGTGGATCGGCCATGTACCTTCGGGCACGCACAACCTCGAGTTGGTCGCGTCGGGAAGAAACATCCCCGTTCGCGAACAGGGTTGGCCGGCGTACTTTCCAGGAGCGATTCAAGGCGACGAACGGGCGTACCTGTCTGATTGGTCGGGGTGGGAATATGCCCCCGGCGGCAGCCCACTTGCGCCCAGACACACTCTTTCCGAAGACGTTGTCGTGCCCGACGTCGGATTGAACACCGTCTTTCTTGCTGAGAATTTCAATGGCGACGTTTCCTCTGTTGCGGATTCAGAGACCCGCAGCTACGAGCTCCTTCCCAGGCGGGTCCCAGAGAAATGAAATGAGGGCCTTATGAATCGGAGGAAAGCGGAGATTCGAGCCCGGCGACGGATCGCAGCCTTGATTTGCGCGCTTCAATTTCTGGTCGCGGTGGGCGGGTGTGCATCTTCGGCCCCCAAGAAGCAGGTGTATATTGACAATCTGAGCGAGCTTCCGCCCTATGTCGTTCGCACCCGGTCGTCTATTGACTCCGAGTCCTCTGTAGCACCGGAGCCGCAATCAGCGGCGACCAGTCAAGAAGCGCCATGAGAAACACCGAGCCGGAGAACCGCTGATGGCGAGCAATCGAAGAAGCACATGTCGAAGTCAAGCGACCTCGTTGGCGGTTGCCGTCGCATCAGCTTCCTTAGTGTTGTTGCACGGTTGCCGAGCCGCCGACAAGTCCCTCGCAGAGAATCAATCGGTCCGTGTCATGGGCCGCTGGCTTGAGAAGAACGTGAAGGCCGAAGTGACTCGGAATCGTGTTAATCCATCATCCGGGCTTTACGAACTGGACGCCACCGTTACGGCGAGTGCCTTGGAGCCCGGGAAACTTGATGGTTACAGAGTCGTCGCGCGTACGCTTTTCTACCGAGGCAGCCGCCAGAACTTGGTGGACACATCAGCTTGGGCGGAACTGGCCATGACCCCGGGTAAGCCGGTCGAATATTCATGCTCGAGCCTGGAGCCGGCGGACGATTTCGTCATTGAATTGGGATACCCTGAGGAGGCGGGACTGCGATGAACTTCTCGTTGTCACGAACAGCCTGCGCATTGGTTCTCTCGATTGGGACTCAGATCCTGGTCGGATGCAGCGCTACGCGTCAGGCCCACTCGCCGATGGAAGGCACGACCCGGACCGAAGATGTATCCCATGTGATTTACAACTACCCTTGGCTTAAGAAGAATGTTTACCTTCGCGATTTTCAAGTCGACCGTGGTGAAGGAAACATCCTCCGGGTTGCGGCTCAATTGCATTCCCTGGACGAGCACACGTCTCGAACAGTTTACATCAAGACCGATTTCTATTCCGGGGAATTTGCCGCGGGCGGCAGATTGGTCGATTCCACGGCGTGGGAGCCCTTCGTTCTCGAACCTCGCCGACGCATGACGTATCAGGCCAACAGCTTGGTTCCAGCGGATGATTTTCGAGTGTACGTCAACTACCCACAGGACATCGGCAAGCCATGATACCCCCAACGACACGTTACGTTCGACAAGCCGTCGTCACGACATTTCTCCTAGGTACTGTCGGCCTCTTGGGGTGTAACCGTCCCGAGTATGAGGATCCGATAGTTCACGTGCCGCCGCGCCAACCGGAATCTCCTCCGATTCCTGAACGCGAACCCGTGTACCGGCGGGAACTAACCCCGTGTGAAACAGACACGTTGGCGGCCCGAGATTGCTTTGATCTCGCCTACCGGAGCGCCGGATCTCCGCGGTTGACGTTTGTCGCCAACACCGCCGCCAGTATTGTGGCTGATACGCGGGCACCCTCGGTCGGCAGCGGTCCGGCGGCGGGTCCGGACGATGTCGCTCCGAAGGTCGAGGTGAAGGACTCTCCCAATGCCGTTGTCGTAGCTACTGGGCAGGGCGCTGCGAGACAGGACCCAGCTGGCGAGGGCTTGACCGCCACATCTGATGCAGTGGGGCTTCCCTCGGCCGAGCGAATGGCGGTTCCGGTTGATCGCGCCGCGGTGGAAGACCATTTCATGGACGCCTTCGCAGCAATCTCCCCCGCTGTTCGGATCATCAATCTGGGCGTAGCGCGCGAACAACTTGAACGGGAGGCGCGCACGGTCGGAAGCGGCGGCGATGAGTCGTTCCTTCAAGCCCTCCGCGACAGGAACTTGGCGGACATTGCCGTGTTGTTCGATGTACGCGTTCTGCGGCACGGAACACCTTCGAGGAACGACGTTTCTTTGCGAACTGAGGTTGCTGTCCAGGGGCGAACCGCTACATCATCGGCCGAAGGATCGGCGAGCACCTCTTCCATCATCACCATCGCGCTGACAGGGCGCGCGGTGCGAATCAATGACGGCAGCGTGATTGCCACAGTCACGCCGCCTCGAAGTGAAGTCGTTGGCGAAGTCGCCCTCGGACAAGCACTGCGCGACGCTTGCGAGTGCGGAGCCGCCGCCCTGGCGTCCAAGATGTGTCTCCGACTGGGCGATGCTGCCGGGCGAATCACAATCGCGACCGTTCGAGTGTTACAGGCTCCCAACAACGAGTGCATTCTCGAGTTGATGCACTGGATTGAGACGGAGTTTCCGGGTTCCCGGACGGTGTTCCGGAGCTTCAGTACCGGTCAAGGAGAATTCACGGTCGAGTTGCAAGGCGGGATGGGTGATTTGATCTTGCGGGCTACTCGGCAAACGCAGCTACCGAACCTCAAGCTGGACGCTGGACGATCGAGCGAGAATACGTTGACCTTCGTGGCCCGCAAGAGCTGAGGGAATCATTGTGAACAAACGAGTACGCTATCGTGGCACGCGGCCGTCGTCTCCAAGCGGACGACGCGAAGTGGCCGTATTGGCAACTTCGATATTTGCAGCGGCGATCGGCCTGCAATGCAGCAGACCCAAGACCTTGGCATGCTATTCACGAACACCCACGGACATCAAGGCCGTCAGGAATCTACCGCATGACCGGCCGCTGCGCGTGGGGGTTGCCGTTGACCTACCCGCTCCAGTCCGACCCGCCCAAAAGCATGATCGGGATTTTGACCCGATGCTCGCAGAACAATCGGCTTACCGTGCAGCCCGCGACACCGCGGAAGCATTCATCAGCCAGGCCAAGGATTCGGGAAGGTTCGAGTCGATTGGTTGGGTGCGGCCTGAAACAATGCAGGCGCTCGACTGTCAATTGGAGTTGAGCGTTAGCCTCGAATCGAGCAGCCAAAAGGGTGTTCGATATTGCCTCGGCCGAATCGTGGCCAACATCTATGATAATGAACATTCACGGTTGTTGGATCGCGTCGTTCTTTTCCACGAAGTCATGTACACACCCAGGAATAGCAAACAGCCCTACGTGGCCTACGACGGAAGTAGCGTTCACAAGATTGTGCGAACGGGGCTGTTCGATCAATTGATGTGCTATCTGGCGGACATCCCTTATTCAGACAAGAACTCTTGCTCAGAATGAAAACGGTGCACCATTCGGTCGAGCCTAATTGCAACAACACCGCCCCCTTTTACTCAGCCACCCTTCACATCCAGCATCCCTTGGCTGCTCATCGCCCGCGACTATTCGCAGCTGGTGGCATCTCGGCTCGACGCCCAAGCGGCTGCCTTTTAGGGATGAACTCAATGTCTATTTATTCTATCCAAAATTCCCGTTTTCACTCCCATGGGCCCACGGGGCCGACCCGAAGTCCGTTGCTTCAGCGTTTTCTCCGCTTTATCATCGTGTTGTGAGTCGCGGGTCTGAATGGTGCCCAAGTTTAACTGGGTCTCCACAGCCCGTAATCTGCGCTGGGCGCACCTCGGTTGGCTCGGGGCAACGACGATATGATGTCGACCTGGGGCTTGGAAACGGGGCTCTCGCTCGTGACCCGGGCGCCCGTACGGGTTGGAGGTGCCGTTGCATGGCCGTGCCGCGAGAGAAACAATCTGGCGTGCCGGACCCGCCGGGTCCAGGCGACCCAAGGCACTGCGCATTCTGCAAAGAACTACTGACCGCGAAGACCGCCAAGCAATTCCGAAACGAGCTAATCTGCAACGAATGCGTCGCTGTTGTTGCGGCAGCCCAGCGGACACCGAAGCCAGCGACAAGCATCGCAGACCGGGCGGCCGCGATCGACACCGCCGCCATCGCGATGAACCGGCTGGCAATGGGCGTTGTTCTCAGCCTCCTTTCCGTTGGAGGGGTGGTCATCGGCGCCATCCTCGTTGGGCATGCCACAGAGGATACATGGGAGCTGGACAACGCTGCGAAGATTCACACGCTCGCTGCCGAGGCTAATCGACTTGACACAACAGACCAAAGGGCAGCGCTGTCAAAGTACGAGGAACTCAATCGCCTAGTTGGAAAACGTCAGGTCCACGACCCGGAACTCAAGCAAGTCGTCGAAACAGCCAAGAACCGATGCGGCGAGCTTGAGTCGAAGTTGGCCGCCGAACTCGCCCGTGAGCGAGAGGAAGCCCGCCAGCGTGAGCAGTCAAAGCGCGACAAACGACGACGGGATGAACTGGAGCAGCAGCAGAAAGAGGAAGCCAGACAGCGGGAACTGGCGCAGTGGCAGGAACAGGAGCGGCGGGAGAAGGAGGCGAGGGACAAACCGATCGACATCAGCGACATCGGCGTTAAGCTCGTTGACACAACCCCGTCACTCGATTTGTGTACCTACTCCTGGAAGGCGACGGTTACGAATCGGACAGCCTCGCCGGTGTCACTCTCCGTCATCCTTACGCTCTATGACGAGGAGGGGTACGAGCTGGAATCCGATTACAAATTTGGAGTGATAATTGGTGGGCAAAAGAATGAGGTCGTCACGGGCCAAGGCATGACGAAACTATCGACTTTCAACCGGGCGGCGAAATACGGAGTCAGCGTTCGGTGAAATCTCTGCCAAAGTGGTAGGGCCTGAGAATGACAAAACGGTGAAACGAACATGGGCATGGTTAATGTCGAGATTTGGGGCAGCACGGGAAACAAGCGACAGAATGCCGAGCTTCCCGACGACGCGCCGGTGGACAAGATTATGGCCGTGCTCGTCGAACGGATGAATCTACCCCGAAACGGGCCGGATGGAGCGCCAATGTCGTACAAGTTCCACCACAAGGCGTCAGGGAAACAGCTTCAGGATGAGGACACGCTCGCCGGGGCGTCCGTGGCGAACGGAGACATCTTGCGGCTTGTGCCTGAGATCACAGCGGGACAGGTCGTCTGTTAAACGCGTCGCCAGCACCGCGTCGATATTCGGCGCCTTAATGTGCGAGGTAATCGGAATGGTGGACACGCTCTATTGGCTAACGCGAGGCGGCGTGTTGATGGTGCCGATCGCGGCCTGCGGAGTAGCGGCCGCTATTCTCATCATCGAACGCGCAGTCGCATACCGGCGAATGCTCTCCGATCCCTCAGAAGTGGTGTCGGCGATAACGCAACATCTGCGGCGGCTCGATGTTTCTGCGGCACTGCGGGAGTGCCAAGGGTCAACCGACATCAGCGCGAGCGTCGTCGCCCCGGCCCTCGTGCATGAGGTGGAATCCACTGGAAGGACGCGGTCCGATTTGACGGTCGTGCAGGCGATCGTCGAAGAGGAGATGCAGGTTTCAGCGCTCCCCCGAATGTATCGAAGGTTGAGCCTTCTGGCGACTGTCGGACGCGTGGCACCGTTGCTTGGTCTGCTGGGGACCATCCAGGGGATGATTCAGATGTTTCTTGTCGTAAGAGGCGCGGGCATGGGAATGTCGTCGGCACTTGCCGGCGGGATGGCCGTTGCCTTGTCTACGACGTTCGCCGGGCTTTGCGTGGCAATCCCGGTCCAAATCGCTGAGGGCGTATTTGAAGAGAAGATCGATGCGGCGATTCCACGCCTTCGGCGCGACGTCTCCGCATTCCTTTCAGCACTGCGGGAATTGAGATTCCAAGAGCGGGTGATACGCATCGAGCACGCGGATCTGGCGGTATGACCTGGATTCTGAGAAAGCACGGCGACGGCCGGACGTTCGGCCCCCTTGATGCTGAGATCCTTCGGCGCTGGGCCTGGGACGGAATGATTGATCCGGACGACGAGGTGTCGAATGATGATGGCTTGACCTGGATTCGTGCAAGCAATGATTCCGCGCTCGACTCGTTCCTCCGGGAACAGCTGCCGCCGCCGTCGCTCGTTGGAGCTGCGACGATTCTGGGGACCACGCGATCCCGCAGGCGCAAGAGAAGCCTGTTGGATATGACCCCGCTCGTCGACTGCGTCTTCCTGCTGCTCATCTTCTTCTTCGTTGCAACGACGTTCAATGCCGGGGCGCCGTCGGCCGCAGGATCAAACGCCGGCTCCGACGTGGTGCCCTTGGATGTTTCGATTCCGAAGATTGACGACAGGCCGGAGTACGCAATTCCCGAGCCGCGGCACATTCGCGTGGTGGTCTCCGAAAGCGGGGCAATCAGCGTGAATGGCCAGGAGGTACCACTAGCCTCGTTGGTGAATTCTATTCGTTCGCTCAGAGACCAACACGAAGGGGTCACGGCAATCGTCCTGGCCGACGCGCAGGTCAAGTACGGACAGATTGCCCGCGTTGTGGCAGCGATCGAGGCTGGAGGAGTTGAACGAGTCCTAATCGGTGCAGCAGGATCGGACAAGTGACCGGATCGGGAGGAAAACAGATGAAGGAGGGCGTCCTGCGTATCGAGAATCTCGACGATGTAAGGAATGACCGATTTCATCGGTTCAAGCTCATCGGCTGGTGGGATCAGGAGCGCCTACACAACGCCAAGATTCTCGTCGTTGGCGCAGGTGCCCTAGGCAACGAGATCGTCAAGGATCTCGCTCTCCTTGGCGTGGGCCAAGTGTTTGTCATCGACCTCGACACTGTCGAGCATTCCAACCTTTCGCGTTCGGTCATGTTTCGCGCCGGCGACGAAGGGCGGTCCAAGGCAGAGGCGGTCGCGGAGTCCGCACGGAACATCTACCCAGAAATCAGAATCCAACCACTCCGCGGCAACGCCGTTTATGATCTCGGTCTGGGTGTGTTCCGGTGGTCTGATCTTGTGATTGGTGGGCTGGACAACCGCGAGGCCCGCCTTGCCATCAACCGCAGCGCTTTCAAAGTCAACCGCCCATGGATCGATGGGGCCATCGAGAAGCTCGACGGCGTTGCTCGCGTTTTTGCCCCCGGCGGGCCCTGCTACGAGTGCACTATGTCCAAGGAGGATTGGCGACTACTTGAACACCGTCGTTCGTGCGCCCTGCTCACTCGCAAACAGATGTCCGAAGGCAAGGTGCCGACGACGCCAACGTCGGCGTCCATCATTGCCGCGATTCAGGTTCAAGAAGCGGTCAAGCTCCTGCATGGCCTGCCGACACTCGCCGGGAAAGGATATCACTTCTTCGGTCTGACGCACGATTCGTACGTCGTCGAGTACTCACGCAAGGAAGAATGCTACAGCCACGATGCGTTCGGCAAGATATCCTCAATCAACAAGTCCACCGCGGAGACTGCCCTGCATGAGCTCCTTTCAGCCGTAAAGGAGAAGCTTGGCCCCGATACTGTCATCGAGCTGAACACCGATGTGCTGATTAGGCTCAATTGTACGCGATGCGGCACATCTGAGCCCGTGTTCAGGTCCCTCGGCCGTGTGACCGAGGGCGAAGGACGTTGTCCGCATTGCAAGGAGATGCGAGAGGTCAAGACCATCTCAACCTTGTACGGAGATGAGGACTTTCTGGAATTGAGCTTCCGCGAACTCGGCGTTCCCCTGTTCGACATTATCACCGCACGTAATGGGGATCGCCGACTGCACATCGAGTTTGGAGGAGACCGATCGACGGTGCTCGGAGCGCTGACTGAGGAGGGTTCCCAATGACGGTGGAATCTAGCTCCGCGCCGGACACCGCCCGAATAGCGCTCGGCGAGCTTCGCATTGCTCCCTTTCCGGTAGATTGTGACTGGGATCCCCTTCGCGTCCATATTGCACAAGAGCCCTATGATGCGATCATGGCTCATTCCAAGGAGAGCGACCGCATCGAGCTGTGCGGCGTTCTCGTCGGCGAGATTCTCAAGGACGAGCTCGGCCCCTTTCTCAGAGTGACACATACGATTCGTGGCGAACATGCGAAGAACGAAGCGGTGCAGGTAACCCTCACGCAAGAGACTTGGGCGCACATTCACCGCGTAATGGATTCGGAGCATGATGGGCGCGCGATCGTCGGGTGGTATCACACGCATCCGGGATTCGGAATCTTCCTCTCTCAGATGGACGTGTTCATCCACCGTCATTTCTTCGATTTGCCTTGGCAGATCGCATTCGTCGTCGACCCGCAAAGCGGAGATGAAGGTGTCTTCACCTGGCGAGACGGCGCGCCCACCCGGACACGGCGATATTGGGTCGGGCAGGTGGAACGTATGTTGATAACCGGCGCTGGAACCAAGGGTGTTGATCTCGCAACTGTACTTGCTGCGCTACGCACCGACGTAGATGCCGCCAAGAGCGAGCTGACTTGGTCACGCA
This region of Phycisphaerae bacterium genomic DNA includes:
- a CDS encoding class I SAM-dependent DNA methyltransferase; protein product: MAQPSTPAEFVAKWSEIKLSERAASQEHFLDLCRLLGQPTPAEHDATGAEYTFEKGVAPAGGASRGSAGERGFADVWWRGKFAWEYKRRGKYRDLKDAYRQLCQYREALENPPLLIVSDIERTEIHTNFTGTVKQVHEIALADLDKPESLDLLRRIFTDPASFKPTVTPESVTRDIATQFSTIAKSLRQFGHDAHTVAHFLMKCMFCLFAEDVELLPKDLFGNLIRRYQKDPAKLTDRLTELFATMRTGGDFGAEPIDFFNGGLFDDSAALRLTSHDIAKLLIASQSDWGSVEPAIFGTLFERSLDPNTRAQIGAHYTSRDDIMLVVEPVIMAPLRREWEAVKEGINAQLKRRRKGKADAKRRADKAIADALHAFVQRLATIRILDPACGSGNFLYVAIQQLLDLEKEVTTFAARPDIALSLLPQVRPTQLHGIEINPYAAELAQVVIWIGYLQWMRDNGFNVPRNPILEPLQSIECRDAILDRSDAENPKPAVWPEAEFIIGNPPFLGSRKARLELTDSYVDLLQRVYRDQLPEGADLCCYWFEKSREFVEEWDGLRCGLLATQGIRGGSNRHVLDRIKQSGEIFLAWSDLEWALDGAMVHISIIGFDSGNESVRTLDGVSVTIINADLSAGVDLTVAGRLAENEGVSFQGTINSGEFDVSYHDALSMLRDPNPTVHRNDEVIRPWVNGTDITRRNRGRWIIDFGVGRSETEASAFHAPFEKAAGSIRTMRDELKDGKPKYAHSSVYPFWQLWCPRPEMRAALADRLRYVATPRVTKHRLFVWLSPAVLSDAQLIAFARSDDYFFGLLQSSIHELWARRRGTQLREAESGFRYTPTTCFETFPLPWPPGKEHENDEAYSRIAEAAKELDEHRERWLNPPEWIDPIAARADAQDDFRDVPEQARELIRHSAIMARAAKDPKLKKRTLTNLYNQRPTWLKLAHEKLDRAVIAAYAKTDPGGNWQEDWAEVWAETGAGSPLPAGHALAVRRKEIDQLVLGNLLRMNLERSK
- a CDS encoding EsaB/YukD family protein encodes the protein MGMVNVEIWGSTGNKRQNAELPDDAPVDKIMAVLVERMNLPRNGPDGAPMSYKFHHKASGKQLQDEDTLAGASVANGDILRLVPEITAGQVVC
- a CDS encoding MotA/TolQ/ExbB proton channel family protein, whose translation is MVDTLYWLTRGGVLMVPIAACGVAAAILIIERAVAYRRMLSDPSEVVSAITQHLRRLDVSAALRECQGSTDISASVVAPALVHEVESTGRTRSDLTVVQAIVEEEMQVSALPRMYRRLSLLATVGRVAPLLGLLGTIQGMIQMFLVVRGAGMGMSSALAGGMAVALSTTFAGLCVAIPVQIAEGVFEEKIDAAIPRLRRDVSAFLSALRELRFQERVIRIEHADLAV
- a CDS encoding biopolymer transporter ExbD, whose translation is MTWILRKHGDGRTFGPLDAEILRRWAWDGMIDPDDEVSNDDGLTWIRASNDSALDSFLREQLPPPSLVGAATILGTTRSRRRKRSLLDMTPLVDCVFLLLIFFFVATTFNAGAPSAAGSNAGSDVVPLDVSIPKIDDRPEYAIPEPRHIRVVVSESGAISVNGQEVPLASLVNSIRSLRDQHEGVTAIVLADAQVKYGQIARVVAAIEAGGVERVLIGAAGSDK
- a CDS encoding ThiF family adenylyltransferase yields the protein MKEGVLRIENLDDVRNDRFHRFKLIGWWDQERLHNAKILVVGAGALGNEIVKDLALLGVGQVFVIDLDTVEHSNLSRSVMFRAGDEGRSKAEAVAESARNIYPEIRIQPLRGNAVYDLGLGVFRWSDLVIGGLDNREARLAINRSAFKVNRPWIDGAIEKLDGVARVFAPGGPCYECTMSKEDWRLLEHRRSCALLTRKQMSEGKVPTTPTSASIIAAIQVQEAVKLLHGLPTLAGKGYHFFGLTHDSYVVEYSRKEECYSHDAFGKISSINKSTAETALHELLSAVKEKLGPDTVIELNTDVLIRLNCTRCGTSEPVFRSLGRVTEGEGRCPHCKEMREVKTISTLYGDEDFLELSFRELGVPLFDIITARNGDRRLHIEFGGDRSTVLGALTEEGSQ